Within Candidatus Dependentiae bacterium, the genomic segment ACTTTTGCACCTGATCATTATGCAACAGTTGCAATGATGGTTCAAGCCTTTTTATCAAATAATAACGATGATAAATGTGATCAGTTCTTTCTTGTATTACCATTTGCTCAGGAAATAAACCGGTTGCTTGAATTGCAGTAGATAAAAAACATAATACAATAATTACAAATTGAATAAACATAATACAATTCCTTGTCAGCAAAAATATCAACTTTAAGTATCAACGATATACATACTTATTTGCAATAATTAAAAATTGAATCTTGCATATTACATTGACATTCATCTTCAACAACTGACAAACTCACTATGTAATGTCACATATGCTATCAATTTCTATAAGGGTTTATTCATGAGCATTCGATCATATTTTTTACTTATATATATTCTACCTCTGCATATATATACATATGATTACGATCTCATCATTGTAGGCACAGGAGCATCTGGAACTATTGCAGCACAAACAGCCGCGCGATACAATGTACGCATTGCTACAATTGAAAGCGAAAAAACACCAAAAAAACGCGTTCTGTATAGTGATATCCCATTAAAAGCTTTAATTAGAGTCGCCCAAGCCTCTCAATCAGTTGAAAAAATGCATGAACTTGGAATAGATATTGATATATCAACCAAGCACATCTCTAACATATTTTCCTACATAGAAAAAGTTGTTGAAAATGCAAGTCAAATATATTCCACCAAATATCTTCCTGATCGACAGGTTGAACAACTTATTGGACAAGCTCATTTTATTGATGAACATACCGTCGAAATAAATGGTCAACATATAACCTCAAATAAATTTATTATAGCAACAGGTGGAGAACCATATGTCCCTGAATTTACCGGTATTGAAAAAATTCCATATTTAACGGAAAATAATTTTTTTCAACTAAAAGAACTACCCAAATCAATCATTATTGTTGGAGAAGGACCTCTGGGCATAGAAATGGCAACAACACTTCATAGACTTGGCGTTGAGGTTACTGTTGTCACAAAGCATGGACTTGTTTTACCAAAATATGACTTTGAACTCATTGAAATGCAACACCAACTTATGAAAATGGAAGGAATAAAAATATATTACAATGCACGTATTAAAGAAGTTGATTACATTAATAATAAAATAACCGCTCGATGCAAAAACAATCTCAGCGAAGAGTTTACCCTTAATGCCGACAGAATTTTGATAGCTTTAAATCGTAATGGCCGAATAAAAACATTAAATCTTGAACATATTGGTGTGGTCACCCATAGAGATGGCATCGAGGTTAATAATACTATGCAAACCTCTATTGGCAATATCTATGCATGTGGCGACGTAGTCGGCCAAATGTATACATTAAATCGCGTAGGCTATTACCAAGCACAAATTGCCGCTCACAATGCCTGTAAGCCTTTCTGGAAAAAAAATATCGTTACTGATTATTCAAATGTTTCATCACATATTTATGCTTCTCGTCCATTAGGAGCTATCGGATTAACTGAACAAGAGTCTCGAAAGAAATTTGGCAACAATCTCCATATCTATCGCTACAGCTATGCATCATTTGCACGACCACAAATAGATAACACCACTGATGGCGTTGCAAAATTCATCTGCGACTCATCTGGGAATCTCCTGGGAGTTCATGTTTTAGGGGAATCTGCAGATGAAATCATTGACAGTGTACACATAGGAAAAAATTTTGCGGATCAATTTGAAGACTATCTCTTTGAACTACGTACATCTCCAAATTATCTTGATCTTGTATGGGAAGCTTCTAAACAGACCGAATTAGATTCTAATAGAAATATTTTTAGTGCAATTTTACGCTACATAAAAAGAGTAATTCCGATTTAAAGTCAATATTTGTCAAATACCATCGACCTGCTACAATGAGTATATAAATAAGGGTGGATCGATGGATAAAAGAATTTATCGTGTTTTAGCCTATGCTGGCATAGAATCAATTGTGTATCAAAGCATGCTTTTTGTGCATCAAATTATGTTATTCCGAACATTAAGCACACATCTATATGGCCAAATAGGCATTCTATTTTCAACTGTTTTTTTAGCTGTTTTATACTTAAATGCCGGCCTTGATATCAGTTTGGCAACACTATTTCAGCAAGCAAAACAAAGCAAACAACATTTCTATCATCTTATAATTAAACAGATATATTGTAATGCGCTATTTGCAATAGGGGCATTATGCATCGGTTATCTCATTGCCTCAAGTTATATTACCGCATTCAATTCAATATATACTTTTTTACTATGTGCAGTTTTAGTAATTATAGAGTCTACAAAAAAAACTATAAAGCAAGTGCTGCATTTATCATTTTTTCAACGCTCTGTTGCTTTGACTGAAATTGCAACACTTTTTTTATATGTCATTATTGTATGGTCATTCCTACTTTCTGGGTATACCGCTTCAATAACTTTGGTTTTTATACCATTTATTTGTATTTCATCAGTTGCAACACTTCTATATGTACACAACCTTCACACGCATTATCAAACATTAATTAACAGCAATGAACCATATCATATAAATTGGGCACACATAGTTACTATGCGTTTTAAAAATTATATATACCAAATAAGCCATAGTTTATACTCAGGAAATTTTTTAGTGCCAATTATTGCTGCTCAATATGGATTTGAACTTGCCGCATTGCTCAAAGTAATCAGCATGAGCGCTTATAGTATAAACAGTATAATTCAGCATGCATTTGGCATCACAAGTAACGTATTTTTTGCCCATATGAAAAATATGCACCTTATACATAAAAAAGAGTTTTTCTCAAAGATAAGTCCTTATATATATCATACACTTTTTGTTATCGGCTTAATGATGTTTTTGCACCATCGCTATATTCAGTTTCTTGATCCTAATCTATGCAGCGATCATATCTATATTATCTATCTCTTTTTACTCATTATATTTTCTGAAAACATTGCACTTACTCACGAACATTTCTTTATCATCGAAGAACGAACCAATCTTCTTATCGCATGCAACATTGGACTACTCATTCCTCTATTGATAACACAATATGCATTGGTTTCATGCTCATTGTTTACACTTTTATGCTCTTTATTATGTATACGCGCTCTGAGCTTTTTATGCATATCTTTGTACAGTTGGTATGCATGGAAAATACGCATGTCTCTTGGAGTAAAGCCGCTGTATCTTTCTGCATCTGCCGCATTAGCTCTCATCTGCTTTTTATTATCTTAATAACAATATTTGATTTATTAAAAAAAATAGGTTAAATATAAAGCACGCATACAAAAAGGAAAAAATAATGAACAAGCAAAATAGTGCTTTGATAATATGTATTCTATTCATTAATCAAACTGTTTTTGGTAATAATGAACAGACAATAACTCGATGGAAAAAAGAGGGAATTGCCTTTGATCAACCGGAATTTGTTGTTGTGGATAATAAAGCGACGATTGGACAACAAACCACCATAGGTTGCGGTGTCCATATCCTTGGCCAAACGAACATCGGCACATCATGTACTATTGGTCATTTTAGTATCATTAAAAATTGCACACTCGGAAACAATGTCACTATCTATTCACATTGTGTTCTTGAAAATGCGGTCATTGAAGATAATGCAAAAATTGGTCCTTTTGCACATATCCAAGAAAGCACCACTATTATGCAACATGCTGAAATTGGAAATTTTGTTGAAGTTAAAAGAAGCACTATTGGCGTCGGAACAAAAGCGAAACATTTAAGTTATTTAGGTGACACAACAACCGGTAAAAAAGTTAACATTGGTGCCGGCACCATAACGTGTAATTATAATGGCGTAAGTAAACATAAAACAAATGTTGGTGACAACACACTTATCGGTAGTAACAATTGCTTGGTTGCTCCAATTGAAATCGGCAACAATGCTATAACCGGTGCCGGATCAACATTAACGCAAAATGTTCCTGATGATGCTCTTGCCATTGCACGATCAAATAATCAGATTAATAAAGAGGGCTATGCGTCTAAACTTTTGCAAAAATACAAAAACGAGAAAAAAAATAACCTTAATTGAAAAAAAACGCGAACAATTTCAAGCTTATTTCCAAACTTTTTGCCGTCGCCTATATATTTAATCACGAATTACCTTTAATTAAATGTAGACTATTTTTTAATGTGTAACGCTTAAATACTTCAATTTGATCAAAATAAATTTAATTTAAATATATTTTCTTAATTATAGAGATTAAACTATAAGAAAGTTTGGTCAAAAAAGTGAAATGATTGGTTTCTAATTAAATATATACAAAATAAGCGTAATACAACCATTTTTTTTAAATTTTACTTTATAATATTTTTTAGATAATGCACATCATTGACCAAGATTTTTAAAAACTGTTCACAGTATTGTAAAGAATAAAATGTGGGTAATGCATATTAAAAGTGCAATTTATAGTTTCTACAAAAGGCATAATGTAAAAAATCATGATCTCTCTACCAAAAAACACGAACAAAAATGACTCAAATTTGAACATTTCCATTCGCTTTAATATGTTTGGCAACAAAAATACATAAAGCCATTATACTCAAAATGAGTTTACAACAAAAATAAATATTTCAGTGAGAGTAGTTTTAAACACATTTGAATAACATTTGTTTAATTATAGAAATTAACCAGCATTAAAACCAAAAATTATTTTTTTGCAGCTTTAGCCGTACTTGTATTGTACCTCTCACGTTCCTGTGCAATTTTACTTTCCAGATACCTCTTCATTTCAAAGAATTGATTAAGTTTTTTTGTTTTCTCCGGTGTTTCAGGGCCAGCTTGATAAAAATACATCTTGAGGCCTGCTTTTTCCATAGATCTGCTAAGATTGCCAATAGTTTCAACCATTTCATTTGCATTTGTTGCCGTATCAAATGCATTATCAACATTCCTCTTATACCTTTCAACAACCGGATCGGCAACTTTTTCTGGATCCATAGAAAACATGTTACCAAAAGTAAATAACGCTGCTAACATGACGATACATACATTTGTTTTCATAGCTTATCCCTATTGCTTAATATTTTATTTATCTTCTTCTTTTTACAATTTCTTTATGTGTCGATGCTCCTGGAATTGACCTATAACGATTATCAATTTTTTCTTGTTGCTCAATCATTTTTTGTTTTAAGAATTCATTTTTAAATTGATTACATTGTTCCGGATTTTGAGTATGAATTTTTCTGAGATCTTCTAACCAATCTTGTGTTAATTCATGAGCCAATTCATCGGCAGACTTACGCTTAAATAATTCAATAATATACACTTGATCACGAGGACTTTGAATTTTACCCAACTTGTATTGCAGTAATGTAATTATAATTTGAACAACACTTTCAGTTTCCATTTTTCCCTGATCCATAGAAATCAAATTACCAAAAAAACTCAAACTGATTAACATTATATATTTATTTACATATTTCATCTTTATCCTCCTACTTTTAACGATTATCCTTTAAGAGCATTTTTTGTAAATTCACGAATACTCTTATTTTCGTTGCGAAAACCATCTTTTCAGATTATTGGCAAAACTTGGATTTTTTTCCATAGCCATTTGGATTGCCGATTTACCACGTTTATTTTTTTTATTTGGATCAGCTCCAGCATTAATCAATTCTTGTGCAACTTTGTTACGCTCAGGAGAATGAATATTATACTTGACCAAATAATGTAATGGAGTTTCACCATATGCATTTTCTATATTAGGGTTCACATTATTATTATCTAATAATAATTTTACAAACGGAAACATATTATATTGTTTATTGACCGCAAAGTGCAATGGTGTATTTTTAAATCGAGTTGTATCAGCAGCATCCACTTGTGCTCTGTACTGTATTTGACGTTCGGCAAAAGGTAGATCATTACGAATAATTGCAAGCATTAACCCGGTGCGACCAAGCTCATCGCGCACATTTACC encodes:
- a CDS encoding NAD(P)/FAD-dependent oxidoreductase; translation: MSIRSYFLLIYILPLHIYTYDYDLIIVGTGASGTIAAQTAARYNVRIATIESEKTPKKRVLYSDIPLKALIRVAQASQSVEKMHELGIDIDISTKHISNIFSYIEKVVENASQIYSTKYLPDRQVEQLIGQAHFIDEHTVEINGQHITSNKFIIATGGEPYVPEFTGIEKIPYLTENNFFQLKELPKSIIIVGEGPLGIEMATTLHRLGVEVTVVTKHGLVLPKYDFELIEMQHQLMKMEGIKIYYNARIKEVDYINNKITARCKNNLSEEFTLNADRILIALNRNGRIKTLNLEHIGVVTHRDGIEVNNTMQTSIGNIYACGDVVGQMYTLNRVGYYQAQIAAHNACKPFWKKNIVTDYSNVSSHIYASRPLGAIGLTEQESRKKFGNNLHIYRYSYASFARPQIDNTTDGVAKFICDSSGNLLGVHVLGESADEIIDSVHIGKNFADQFEDYLFELRTSPNYLDLVWEASKQTELDSNRNIFSAILRYIKRVIPI
- a CDS encoding DapH/DapD/GlmU-related protein, producing the protein MNKQNSALIICILFINQTVFGNNEQTITRWKKEGIAFDQPEFVVVDNKATIGQQTTIGCGVHILGQTNIGTSCTIGHFSIIKNCTLGNNVTIYSHCVLENAVIEDNAKIGPFAHIQESTTIMQHAEIGNFVEVKRSTIGVGTKAKHLSYLGDTTTGKKVNIGAGTITCNYNGVSKHKTNVGDNTLIGSNNCLVAPIEIGNNAITGAGSTLTQNVPDDALAIARSNNQINKEGYASKLLQKYKNEKKNNLN